The following proteins come from a genomic window of Limnohabitans sp. 103DPR2:
- the lpdA gene encoding dihydrolipoyl dehydrogenase, with protein sequence MALVDIKVPDIGDFDEVAVIELLVKVGDTVKAEQSLITVESDKASMEIPCSQAGVVKELKVKLGDKVKEGSVVLVLEGEASSAAVSAPAAAPSQASAPAAKPAAPAAVTVVANNPNASSYSGAVDIECDLLVLGAGPGGYSAAFRAADLGLKVVIVERYATLGGVCLNVGCIPSKALLHVAAVMDEVSHMADLGVDFGAPKVDIAKLRTHKEKVIGKLTGGLAAMAKMRKVTTVRGVGEFVSANHVIVEETTGTGQEKTGVKKVVAFKNCIIAAGSQAVRLPFMPNDPRVVDSTGALALKEVPKRMLILGGGIIGLEMGTVYSTLGARLDVVEMMDGLMQGADRDLVKIWQKMNAHRFDNIMLKTKTVGAKATKAGIEVTFESAEEGVAAPAPQVYDLVLQAVGRTPNGKKIAADKAGVTVTDRGFIPVDIQMRTNVPHIFAIGDIVGQPMLAHKAVHEAHVAAEVIAGEIQGNKELAASAFNARVIPSVAYTDPEVAWVGLTEDQAKAQGIKVKKGLFPWTASGRAIANGRDEGVTKLLFDDSPEAHGHGKILGGGMVGTHAGDMIGEIALAIEMGADAVDIGKTIHPHPTLGESIGMAAEVAHGSCTDLPPSKK encoded by the coding sequence ATGGCATTAGTTGATATCAAAGTACCAGACATTGGCGACTTCGACGAAGTGGCGGTCATTGAGTTGTTGGTCAAGGTGGGTGATACCGTCAAGGCCGAACAAAGCTTGATCACCGTGGAGTCTGACAAAGCCTCGATGGAAATTCCTTGCTCACAAGCAGGTGTGGTGAAAGAGCTCAAAGTAAAGTTGGGCGACAAGGTCAAAGAAGGCTCAGTGGTCTTGGTGTTAGAAGGTGAGGCTTCATCTGCCGCAGTAAGCGCACCAGCTGCTGCGCCTTCACAAGCCAGTGCACCTGCTGCCAAGCCCGCAGCACCTGCAGCAGTTACCGTTGTTGCCAACAACCCCAATGCATCTTCCTACAGCGGTGCAGTTGACATTGAGTGCGACTTGCTCGTTTTGGGTGCGGGACCCGGTGGTTATTCTGCAGCCTTCCGTGCAGCGGATTTGGGTCTCAAAGTGGTGATCGTTGAACGCTATGCAACTTTGGGCGGTGTTTGCTTGAACGTCGGTTGCATTCCCTCCAAAGCTTTACTCCACGTTGCAGCCGTCATGGACGAAGTCAGTCACATGGCCGATTTGGGCGTCGACTTCGGAGCCCCCAAGGTCGATATTGCCAAGCTTCGCACGCACAAAGAAAAAGTCATTGGCAAATTGACCGGTGGCTTGGCGGCCATGGCCAAGATGCGCAAAGTGACCACCGTTCGCGGTGTGGGCGAATTTGTCAGTGCCAACCACGTGATCGTGGAAGAAACAACTGGCACGGGTCAAGAAAAGACCGGTGTGAAAAAAGTAGTGGCTTTCAAGAACTGCATCATTGCAGCAGGCAGCCAAGCAGTCCGTTTGCCGTTCATGCCCAACGATCCTCGCGTGGTCGACAGCACCGGTGCACTTGCGCTGAAAGAAGTGCCCAAGCGCATGCTGATTTTGGGCGGCGGCATCATTGGCCTCGAGATGGGCACTGTCTACAGCACTTTGGGCGCACGTTTGGATGTGGTGGAAATGATGGACGGTTTGATGCAAGGCGCTGACCGCGATTTGGTCAAGATCTGGCAAAAAATGAATGCCCATCGTTTTGACAACATCATGCTCAAAACCAAAACCGTGGGTGCCAAAGCCACCAAAGCTGGCATTGAGGTGACCTTTGAATCTGCAGAGGAGGGCGTTGCGGCCCCAGCACCACAAGTTTATGACTTGGTCTTGCAAGCTGTGGGGCGCACACCCAACGGCAAAAAAATTGCAGCAGACAAAGCTGGCGTAACTGTCACCGATCGTGGCTTCATTCCAGTGGACATTCAAATGCGCACCAACGTGCCCCACATTTTTGCCATTGGCGACATCGTGGGTCAACCCATGTTGGCGCACAAGGCGGTACACGAAGCGCACGTGGCGGCAGAAGTCATTGCGGGTGAAATTCAAGGCAATAAAGAATTGGCGGCCAGCGCCTTCAATGCACGTGTCATTCCAAGTGTGGCCTACACCGATCCTGAAGTAGCTTGGGTGGGTCTCACGGAAGACCAAGCCAAGGCTCAAGGTATCAAAGTCAAGAAGGGCCTGTTCCCTTGGACGGCTTCGGGACGCGCCATTGCCAACGGCCGCGACGAAGGCGTCACCAAGTTGTTGTTTGATGATTCACCCGAGGCGCATGGTCACGGCAAGATCTTGGGCGGCGGAATGGTCGGCACACATGCAGGCGACATGATTGGCGAGATTGCATTGGCCATCGAGATGGGCGCTGATGCGGTGGACATTGGTAAGACAATTCATCCGCACCCCACACTGGGAGAAAGCATTGGCATGGCGGCCGAAGTGGCCCATGGCAGTTGTACTGATTTGCCACCTTCAAAGAAATAA